In one window of Thermodesulfobacteriota bacterium DNA:
- a CDS encoding ATP-grasp domain-containing protein, with translation MFFLDKPYVSNFFKMTVRDNDIPVVGTDIANDLGLYNGTKVISEQKAIAMARELSNPPIYTTSENSIGWISKHLPFSKLPEKIELFKDKLKFRELTRPIFPDFYFKEVLAENLKKIRFNQISRPFIIKPAVGFFSMGVHKVSCYQEWVRTIDSITGEINQIKNRYPKEVLSTRSFIIEQCIDGEEFAVDAYYNSTGEPVILSIFKHPFSSGNDVSDRVYISSKQIIENNLEEFTGFLAKIGNLAGVKNFPVHVELRRDKRGTLLPIEVNPMRFGGWCSTPDISFLAYGFNPYLYYYLRKKPDWSEVLKGKEGKLYCIIVLENSTGIDVAKISSFNYEKLLSNFENPLELRKIDYKKHSVFGFLFTETRENNFNELKNILDSDLNEFISIR, from the coding sequence ATGTTTTTTTTAGACAAACCATATGTTTCGAATTTTTTCAAAATGACTGTCAGGGATAATGACATCCCGGTGGTCGGTACGGATATAGCAAATGATTTAGGCCTTTATAATGGGACAAAGGTAATCAGCGAACAAAAAGCGATTGCAATGGCTCGAGAGCTGAGTAATCCCCCCATCTATACTACATCAGAAAATTCAATCGGTTGGATATCGAAGCATTTGCCTTTTTCCAAACTTCCGGAAAAAATAGAGCTGTTCAAAGATAAACTAAAATTTCGTGAATTAACCAGACCGATCTTCCCCGATTTCTACTTCAAAGAGGTTCTGGCGGAAAACTTGAAAAAGATCCGGTTTAACCAAATCTCACGACCATTTATAATCAAGCCAGCTGTTGGTTTTTTTAGTATGGGTGTCCATAAGGTCTCATGTTACCAAGAGTGGGTTCGCACCATTGATTCTATCACCGGCGAAATCAACCAAATTAAAAATCGATACCCTAAAGAGGTGTTAAGCACCCGTTCTTTTATTATTGAACAATGTATTGATGGCGAAGAATTTGCAGTCGACGCCTATTATAATTCGACCGGTGAACCGGTTATTCTGAGCATCTTTAAACATCCTTTTTCTTCGGGCAACGATGTAAGTGACCGGGTTTATATTTCTTCCAAACAGATTATCGAAAATAACCTGGAGGAATTTACCGGTTTTTTAGCAAAAATTGGCAATTTGGCTGGAGTAAAAAATTTTCCGGTCCATGTTGAGCTTAGGCGAGACAAAAGGGGGACCTTATTACCGATCGAAGTAAATCCAATGCGGTTTGGCGGTTGGTGTAGCACACCAGATATATCCTTTCTGGCCTATGGATTTAATCCTTATCTATATTATTATTTGCGTAAAAAACCAGACTGGTCTGAGGTTCTTAAAGGAAAAGAGGGAAAACTATACTGTATTATCGTATTGGAAAATTCCACCGGCATAGACGTGGCTAAAATTTCATCATTCAACTATGAAAAGTTACTTTCAAATTTTGAAAATCCACTAGAGCTTAGAAAAATTGATTATAAAAAACACTCAGTCTTCGGCTTCTTGTTCACGGAAACCAGAGAAAACAATTTTAACGAGCTTAAAAACATTCTCGATTCGGATTTGAATGAATTTATATCAATCCGATAG
- the cbiR gene encoding cobamide remodeling phosphodiesterase CbiR, whose product MYPFKIGTTSFIYSDGYVPNVTMLGPYIDEIELLLFESQPGSLPGQNDIGALSLLSAEFDLTYNIHLPTDISFGHKDPSPRHHAVETILRVLDLSSPLCPSTCTLHLSYDETSGEKEMVQKWRERIYEAINRLVNLGAKAEDISIENINYPFAWVEDMVREFNFTVCMDMGHLMVRGEDLEGFFSDHDNHISIIHLHGVENGCDHLSLTRLAAERAEEIIGILNQFSQTVSLEVFSYHDLATSLVFLEKWWHKLSC is encoded by the coding sequence GTGTACCCGTTTAAAATCGGCACCACATCCTTTATCTATTCGGACGGTTATGTGCCCAATGTAACCATGCTTGGACCGTATATAGATGAGATAGAGCTTTTGCTATTTGAAAGTCAACCGGGCAGCCTCCCCGGGCAAAATGATATCGGTGCGCTTTCACTTCTGTCAGCAGAATTCGATCTTACCTATAACATTCATCTGCCAACAGATATATCATTCGGGCATAAAGATCCATCCCCACGACATCATGCGGTGGAAACCATACTGCGTGTGCTTGATTTAAGCTCACCCTTATGCCCGTCTACCTGCACCCTCCATTTATCATACGATGAAACTTCGGGTGAAAAAGAGATGGTGCAAAAATGGCGGGAGCGTATATACGAAGCGATTAATCGGTTAGTGAACTTAGGAGCAAAAGCTGAAGACATATCGATTGAGAATATAAATTATCCTTTTGCATGGGTGGAAGATATGGTGAGGGAATTTAATTTTACCGTTTGCATGGATATGGGGCATCTTATGGTGAGGGGTGAGGATCTAGAGGGATTTTTTAGTGACCACGATAACCATATATCCATTATACACCTTCATGGCGTTGAAAACGGCTGTGACCACCTTTCATTGACACGTTTAGCAGCAGAAAGGGCGGAGGAGATCATTGGGATATTAAATCAATTTTCTCAAACTGTGTCATTGGAAGTCTTTTCATACCACGATTTGGCAACATCATTGGTATTTCTGGAAAAATGGTGGCATAAACTAAGTTGTTGA
- a CDS encoding ABC transporter ATP-binding protein, with translation MKNSAVDITNLSFTYRNHPVLHHLSFSVSQGEFFIIIGPNGSGKTTLMKIMAGILKSKIDEVKVFNQPLKEYTRNDLAKIVAIVPQMAVADFPFTVTELVLMGRSPHLNVLGLEQQKDLEIAQNAMAFTEVEHLAHRKVDQLSGGECQRVFIARAICHEPKIILLDEPTASLDLAHQLKIMDLMEKLKIQRGMTVIMVSHDVNLAAMYSDRLLLLKNGEIAGLGKPDEILTLQILKETYDCRLLVDESPVGKFLRITLVPEKHQPK, from the coding sequence ATGAAGAATAGCGCTGTTGACATAACCAATCTCAGTTTTACCTACCGCAATCATCCTGTGTTGCATCATTTGTCCTTTTCTGTTTCGCAAGGCGAATTTTTTATCATCATTGGCCCCAACGGCTCAGGAAAAACAACCCTGATGAAAATAATGGCCGGAATCCTGAAATCCAAAATAGATGAGGTTAAAGTTTTTAACCAACCTCTCAAAGAATATACCCGGAATGATCTGGCAAAAATAGTTGCCATTGTTCCCCAGATGGCGGTTGCTGATTTTCCTTTTACAGTCACGGAACTGGTCCTTATGGGACGCTCTCCCCATCTGAATGTGCTGGGCTTGGAACAGCAAAAAGATCTTGAAATTGCGCAAAATGCCATGGCCTTTACCGAAGTTGAACATCTGGCTCATAGAAAAGTGGATCAATTGAGCGGAGGCGAATGCCAGCGTGTTTTCATTGCCAGAGCAATCTGCCATGAACCAAAAATAATCCTGCTAGATGAGCCCACCGCATCCCTCGATCTTGCTCACCAGCTTAAAATTATGGATTTGATGGAAAAGTTGAAAATTCAACGCGGGATGACGGTGATAATGGTATCCCATGATGTAAATCTGGCGGCCATGTATTCTGATCGGCTGTTGCTGCTAAAAAATGGAGAAATTGCCGGTCTGGGAAAACCGGATGAAATATTGACCTTGCAGATACTAAAGGAAACATACGATTGCAGGCTTTTGGTTGATGAAAGCCCGGTGGGTAAATTCCTCAGAATTACACTGGTGCCTGAAAAGCATCAGCCTAAATGA
- the cbiB gene encoding adenosylcobinamide-phosphate synthase CbiB has product MMESCGLFIILPAAVVLDLIVGDPLFLPHPIRWMGKAIERFEPAFRKNSKNLTVYGTFFALILIISTWIMSFGLVVIARKIHPVVEMVLQTVLIYWCISVRSLRQAAMEVKRSLVRNKIEEAKIKLSCIVGRDVKQLTERGMIRACVETVAENLVDGVIAPLFFAVIGGAPLALTYKMVNTLDSMVGYKNETYVHFGKAAARIDDVANYVPARLSVPIISLSAQLVLQKGWRALKTAIKEGKNHSSPNAGFPEASFAGAMGIKLGGPNYYHGRLVHKPFIGEFFGEAEIIHIKKACDLMVLSSVIWLVTLCGVTVFLFLF; this is encoded by the coding sequence ATGATGGAATCGTGTGGATTATTCATTATTCTTCCTGCTGCTGTTGTTCTCGATCTGATAGTCGGTGATCCTCTGTTTCTTCCCCACCCCATTCGATGGATGGGGAAAGCGATTGAACGATTTGAACCTGCATTTAGAAAAAATTCAAAAAATCTCACAGTTTACGGAACCTTTTTCGCGCTCATTCTCATAATTTCCACCTGGATAATGAGTTTTGGCTTGGTGGTTATTGCGAGAAAAATACATCCGGTAGTTGAAATGGTTTTGCAAACTGTACTGATTTACTGGTGTATTTCGGTTAGATCGCTCAGACAAGCGGCCATGGAAGTAAAGCGATCATTGGTCAGGAATAAAATAGAGGAAGCAAAAATAAAACTTTCATGTATAGTGGGCAGAGATGTCAAACAACTGACTGAAAGAGGAATGATCAGGGCCTGCGTTGAGACCGTTGCTGAAAACCTGGTGGATGGCGTTATCGCACCTTTATTTTTTGCCGTTATCGGAGGCGCTCCACTTGCACTAACCTATAAAATGGTGAATACGTTAGACTCCATGGTTGGGTATAAAAATGAAACGTATGTTCATTTTGGCAAAGCAGCCGCACGAATAGACGATGTTGCCAATTATGTTCCTGCCCGCCTGTCAGTACCCATTATATCGCTGTCTGCCCAACTCGTTTTACAAAAAGGGTGGCGTGCGTTAAAAACCGCCATAAAAGAAGGAAAAAATCACTCAAGCCCCAATGCGGGGTTTCCCGAAGCTTCATTTGCCGGCGCCATGGGAATAAAGCTCGGCGGCCCCAATTACTATCACGGCCGGCTGGTTCATAAGCCGTTTATAGGAGAGTTTTTCGGGGAAGCAGAAATCATCCATATAAAAAAAGCCTGCGATCTAATGGTACTGTCTTCGGTGATATGGCTTGTCACATTATGTGGGGTAACGGTTTTTCTATTTCTATTTTAA
- a CDS encoding iron ABC transporter permease codes for MSQKPFIIKRLLVVSFLLLVLLILSTFLGLSMGSSGNGANAVFKSLFGVNEADSMIHTIIWKIRLPRVLLAALVGATLSLGGLVFQALLRNPLAEPYILGISGGSAIGAIIGILAGLSRFPGVSLTAFLGSIATLLLILAMSSGQTILKKDSLLLSGVMVNAFCSAIIMFLISITQDSRIHNIIFWLMGDLSMSDLKQVEMLSLTLVPCFIIIFRYSHTMNLLLMGNEMAQTMGVNIKRVTTILLVTTSFMVSSTVSHCGLLGFVGLVMPHLFRLMLGSDHRILVPACILGGGSYMVFCDLMSRILSQHGEMPAGVITAMIGAPLFIYLLKRSK; via the coding sequence ATGTCACAAAAACCATTTATTATAAAACGGCTCCTGGTGGTTTCCTTTTTGCTGCTGGTCCTGCTAATTTTGTCCACATTTCTGGGTCTTTCCATGGGGTCTTCCGGAAACGGCGCAAATGCCGTTTTTAAATCGCTGTTTGGGGTGAATGAAGCTGATTCCATGATTCATACCATTATCTGGAAGATTCGTTTACCTCGTGTGCTTCTGGCAGCCCTTGTAGGTGCAACGCTTTCACTGGGCGGACTTGTTTTTCAGGCACTTCTTAGAAACCCGCTTGCCGAGCCTTACATTCTTGGAATTTCAGGCGGATCCGCTATTGGTGCAATAATCGGCATACTGGCCGGACTATCCCGTTTTCCGGGCGTCAGCCTCACCGCCTTTCTGGGAAGTATTGCCACCCTTCTTTTAATCCTTGCCATGTCATCCGGACAAACGATCCTTAAAAAAGATTCCCTGCTGCTATCGGGGGTGATGGTGAATGCCTTCTGTTCTGCCATTATTATGTTCCTCATATCGATCACGCAGGACTCACGGATCCATAATATCATCTTCTGGCTCATGGGGGATCTTTCCATGAGTGACCTGAAGCAGGTTGAAATGCTTTCTCTGACACTTGTTCCCTGTTTTATTATCATATTCCGTTACTCGCACACCATGAACCTCCTCCTTATGGGAAATGAAATGGCCCAGACCATGGGGGTGAACATTAAACGAGTCACCACTATTCTGCTTGTCACCACATCTTTTATGGTCAGTTCCACCGTCAGTCACTGTGGCCTGCTCGGTTTTGTCGGACTGGTTATGCCCCATCTTTTTCGGCTTATGCTGGGTTCTGACCACCGTATCCTCGTTCCGGCATGCATTCTTGGGGGTGGATCATATATGGTTTTCTGTGACCTGATGTCGAGAATCCTTTCGCAACATGGAGAAATGCCTGCAGGAGTGATTACTGCCATGATCGGGGCACCTCTATTTATATACCTTTTAAAAAGATCAAAATGA